A single window of Microbispora hainanensis DNA harbors:
- a CDS encoding NADP-dependent oxidoreductase, which translates to MRALMARDGAVRIVDVREPDPGQGQVRIRVEAAAVNPVDLATAAGVLADNGLMPHQETYALGWDVAGVVDRAGPGVTGLRPGERVIGLSDRLTDPLKAQADLVVLDETAVAPAPVGVAAPEASTLPLNALTAVQALDLAGLAEGETLLVTGAAGGVGGYLVELAVARGLRVAAVAAPGDETVVRGFGAEWFVPRGADLAAAVRAAVPGGVHGLVDAALVGLPALDAVRNGGAFVAVNAGLAPVPLRGIRVSTVFIRADAAQLRDVAKLAEAGRLSLRVAGTYPLERAAEAYERLRKGGLRGRLVLLP; encoded by the coding sequence ATGAGAGCACTGATGGCACGGGATGGAGCCGTACGGATCGTCGACGTGCGGGAGCCGGATCCGGGGCAGGGGCAGGTGCGGATCAGGGTCGAGGCGGCGGCCGTCAACCCTGTCGACCTGGCCACGGCCGCGGGCGTCCTCGCCGACAACGGGCTCATGCCGCACCAGGAGACGTACGCGCTCGGCTGGGACGTCGCGGGCGTGGTCGACCGGGCCGGGCCGGGGGTGACGGGTCTGCGGCCGGGCGAGCGGGTCATCGGGCTGTCGGACCGGCTGACCGACCCGCTCAAGGCCCAGGCGGACCTGGTGGTGCTGGACGAGACGGCGGTGGCTCCCGCGCCCGTGGGGGTGGCCGCGCCCGAGGCGTCCACGTTGCCGCTGAACGCGCTCACCGCCGTCCAGGCACTCGACCTCGCCGGGCTCGCCGAGGGCGAGACCCTGCTCGTCACGGGGGCGGCGGGCGGCGTCGGCGGCTATCTCGTGGAGCTGGCCGTGGCGCGGGGGCTCCGGGTCGCGGCGGTCGCCGCGCCCGGCGACGAGACGGTGGTGCGGGGCTTCGGCGCGGAGTGGTTCGTGCCGAGGGGCGCCGACCTGGCGGCCGCGGTCAGGGCCGCCGTTCCCGGCGGCGTGCACGGCCTGGTGGACGCGGCGCTCGTCGGCCTGCCCGCGCTCGACGCCGTGCGCAACGGGGGCGCGTTCGTCGCCGTCAACGCCGGGCTGGCCCCCGTGCCGCTGCGCGGCATCCGGGTCTCCACGGTGTTCATCCGCGCCGACGCGGCCCAGCTGCGGGACGTCGCGAAGCTGGCCGAGGCGGGACGGCTGAGCCTGCGGGTCGCCGGCACCTACCCGCTGGAGCGGGCGGCCGAGGCGTACGAACGCCTGCGGAAGGGCGGCCTGCGCGGCCGGCTGGTCCTGCTGCCCTGA
- a CDS encoding ATP-dependent Clp protease ATP-binding subunit — MFERFTDRARRVVVLAQEEARMLNHNYIGTEHILLGLIHEGEGVAAKALESLGISLEGVRQQVEEIIGQGQSAPSGHIPFTPRAKKVLELSLREALQLGHNYIGTEHILLGLIREGEGVAAQVLVKLGADLNRVRQQVIQLLHGYQGKEPAAAGGPQESAPSTSLVLDQFGRNLTQAAREGKLDPVIGRDKEIERVMQVLSRRTKNNPVLVGEPGVGKTAVVEGLSQKIVKGEVPETLKDKQLYTLDLGALVAGSRYRGDFEERLKKVLKEIRTRGDIILFIDELHTLVGAGAAEGAIDAASILKPMLARGELQTIGATTLDEYRKHLEKDAALERRFQPIQVAEPSLSHTIEILKGLRDRYEAHHRVSITDGALVAAATLADRYISDRFLPDKAIDLIDEAGSRMRIRRMTAPPDLREYDEKIANVRREKESAIDAQDFEKAAALRDQEKQLQLKRERREKEWKAGDMDVVAEVTEELIAEVLATATGIPVFKLTEEESQRLLRMEDELHKRIIGQDDAIKGLSRSIRRTRAGLKDPRRPGGSFIFAGPSGVGKTELSKALAEFLFGDEDALIMLDMSEFMEKHTVSRLFGSPPGYVGYEEGGQLTEKVRRKPFSVVLFDEIEKAHPDIFNSLLQILEDGRLTDAQGRVVDFKNTVIIMTTNLGTRDISKGIGVGFARSNDTESNYDRMKAKVQEELKQHFRPEFLNRVDDIVVFHQLTPKEIIQIVDLMLAQVAERLKDRDMGLELTPAAKQLLADRGYDPVMGARPLRRTIQRELEDTLSEKILYGELRPGQVVKIDIEGEGDAAKFTFVGEAKSPAVPDSAASIAEAVQR, encoded by the coding sequence ATGTTCGAGAGGTTCACCGACCGTGCGCGGCGGGTTGTCGTCCTGGCCCAGGAAGAGGCTCGGATGCTCAACCACAACTACATCGGCACTGAGCACATTCTTCTTGGTTTGATCCATGAGGGTGAGGGTGTGGCGGCCAAGGCTCTGGAGAGTCTTGGGATCAGTCTCGAGGGGGTGCGCCAGCAGGTCGAGGAGATCATCGGCCAGGGGCAGTCGGCGCCTTCGGGTCACATTCCTTTCACGCCGCGGGCCAAGAAGGTTCTTGAGCTGTCGCTGCGCGAGGCGTTGCAGCTCGGGCACAACTACATCGGCACCGAGCACATTCTTCTGGGCTTGATCCGGGAGGGTGAGGGTGTCGCGGCGCAGGTGCTGGTGAAGCTGGGCGCTGATCTGAACAGGGTGCGTCAGCAGGTCATCCAGTTGCTGCACGGGTATCAGGGCAAGGAGCCGGCGGCGGCGGGCGGGCCGCAGGAGTCGGCGCCGTCGACGTCGCTTGTGCTGGATCAGTTCGGGCGGAATCTGACGCAGGCTGCGCGGGAGGGCAAGCTCGACCCGGTGATCGGCCGGGACAAGGAGATCGAGCGGGTCATGCAGGTGCTGTCCCGCCGGACGAAGAACAACCCGGTGCTGGTGGGTGAGCCCGGTGTGGGCAAGACCGCCGTGGTGGAGGGGTTGTCGCAGAAGATCGTCAAGGGCGAGGTGCCCGAGACGCTGAAGGACAAGCAGCTCTACACCCTCGATCTGGGTGCGCTGGTGGCGGGTTCCCGCTACCGCGGTGACTTCGAAGAGCGCCTGAAGAAGGTGCTCAAGGAGATCCGCACCCGGGGCGACATCATCTTGTTCATCGACGAGCTGCACACGCTGGTGGGCGCGGGCGCCGCCGAGGGCGCCATCGACGCCGCCAGCATCCTCAAGCCGATGCTGGCCCGCGGTGAGCTGCAGACCATCGGTGCCACCACGCTCGACGAATACCGCAAGCACCTGGAGAAGGACGCGGCGCTGGAGCGGCGGTTCCAGCCGATCCAGGTGGCCGAGCCGTCGTTGTCGCACACGATCGAGATCCTCAAGGGGCTGCGGGACCGGTATGAGGCGCATCACCGGGTGTCGATCACCGACGGTGCGCTCGTGGCGGCGGCGACGCTGGCCGACCGTTACATCAGTGACCGGTTCCTGCCGGACAAGGCGATCGACCTGATCGACGAGGCGGGGTCGCGGATGCGGATCCGCCGGATGACGGCGCCGCCGGACCTGCGTGAGTACGACGAGAAGATCGCGAATGTGCGGCGGGAGAAGGAGTCCGCGATCGACGCGCAGGACTTCGAGAAGGCCGCGGCGTTGCGGGATCAGGAAAAGCAGCTGCAGCTCAAGCGGGAGCGGCGGGAGAAGGAGTGGAAGGCCGGCGACATGGATGTCGTGGCCGAGGTGACCGAGGAGCTGATCGCCGAGGTTCTGGCCACCGCCACCGGTATCCCGGTGTTCAAGCTGACCGAGGAGGAGTCGCAGCGGCTGCTGCGGATGGAAGACGAGCTGCACAAGCGGATCATCGGTCAGGACGACGCGATCAAGGGGCTGTCGCGGTCGATCCGGCGTACGCGGGCCGGTCTGAAGGATCCGCGGCGTCCGGGTGGGTCGTTCATCTTCGCCGGCCCGTCGGGTGTGGGTAAGACGGAGCTGTCCAAGGCGCTGGCGGAGTTCCTGTTCGGCGACGAAGACGCGCTGATCATGCTGGACATGTCGGAGTTCATGGAGAAGCACACCGTCTCGCGGCTGTTCGGCTCCCCGCCCGGCTACGTCGGGTACGAAGAGGGCGGTCAGCTCACCGAGAAGGTGCGGCGCAAGCCGTTCTCCGTCGTCCTGTTCGACGAGATCGAGAAGGCCCACCCCGACATCTTCAACAGCCTGCTGCAGATCCTGGAGGACGGTCGCCTGACCGACGCCCAGGGCCGGGTGGTCGACTTCAAGAACACCGTCATCATCATGACGACAAACCTCGGCACCCGGGACATCTCCAAGGGCATCGGGGTCGGGTTCGCCCGCTCCAACGACACCGAGTCGAACTACGACCGGATGAAGGCCAAGGTGCAGGAGGAGCTCAAGCAGCACTTCCGGCCGGAGTTCCTCAACCGCGTCGACGACATCGTGGTCTTCCACCAGCTCACGCCCAAGGAGATCATCCAGATCGTGGACCTGATGCTCGCCCAGGTGGCCGAGCGTCTGAAGGACCGCGACATGGGCCTGGAGCTGACCCCGGCCGCCAAGCAGCTGCTGGCCGACCGGGGGTACGACCCGGTGATGGGCGCCCGTCCGCTGCGCCGCACGATCCAGCGCGAGCTGGAGGACACGCTGTCGGAGAAGATCCTCTACGGCGAGCTGCGGCCGGGCCAGGTCGTCAAGATCGACATCGAGGGCGAGGGCGACGCCGCGAAGTTCACCTTCGTCGGCGAGGCGAAGAGCCCGGCGGTCCCGGACTCGGCGGCCTCCATCGCGGAGGCGGTCCAGCGCTGA
- a CDS encoding RDD family protein, with amino-acid sequence MSTGQPPYPQDESDGTPPPSSNPGYNTDRQPQEYDPDVTVVSYRGQHTGPQQPPAYDPAQGGYGQQQGYGAQQQPYGQQGYGQQAPQAQQQYGQQTGPQDYGQQQGYGQQQGYGQTGPQQGHPQQGYGQTGPQQPYGQQQGYGAQQQPGYGQQGYGQPQAQQPYGQDQYGQQQGYGQQQGYGQTGPQQGHPQQGYGQTGPQQPYGQQQGYGAQQQPGYGQQGYGQPQAQQPYGQDQYGQQQFAQPSPQAGYGQQPGYGQQPYGQPAYGQPGYGQPYAPAGPIPPGAPAPLAEWWQRLVARIIDGVIVGIPLGIITVVVAAIVVTNASVDIRSGVYNPGSGYFLASLLTAILGGLVMVVYEFLMLRAQGQTLGKKLMGIKVVRVGGTLDAGGLPQDAALKRAGVLYAFEFLQWIPVITYIANLGTLLNVLWLLWDKPLHQALHDKVANTVVVKVK; translated from the coding sequence GTGAGCACCGGACAGCCGCCGTACCCCCAGGACGAGTCGGACGGAACGCCACCGCCGTCATCGAACCCCGGGTACAACACGGACAGACAACCCCAGGAATACGACCCCGACGTCACGGTGGTCAGCTATCGCGGGCAGCACACGGGTCCGCAGCAGCCGCCCGCCTACGACCCCGCTCAGGGCGGCTACGGCCAGCAGCAGGGCTACGGCGCCCAGCAGCAGCCGTACGGCCAGCAGGGCTATGGTCAGCAGGCCCCGCAGGCCCAGCAGCAGTACGGCCAGCAGACCGGTCCCCAGGACTACGGCCAGCAGCAGGGCTATGGGCAGCAGCAGGGTTATGGCCAGACCGGGCCGCAGCAGGGTCACCCCCAGCAGGGCTATGGTCAGACCGGCCCGCAGCAGCCGTACGGCCAGCAGCAGGGCTACGGCGCTCAGCAGCAGCCCGGTTACGGCCAGCAGGGCTACGGCCAGCCGCAGGCCCAGCAGCCATATGGTCAGGACCAGTACGGCCAGCAGCAGGGCTATGGGCAGCAGCAGGGTTATGGCCAGACCGGGCCGCAGCAGGGTCACCCCCAGCAGGGCTATGGTCAGACCGGCCCGCAGCAGCCGTACGGCCAGCAGCAGGGCTACGGCGCTCAGCAGCAGCCCGGTTACGGCCAGCAGGGCTACGGCCAGCCGCAGGCCCAGCAGCCGTACGGCCAGGACCAGTACGGGCAGCAGCAGTTCGCCCAGCCGAGCCCCCAGGCGGGCTATGGGCAGCAGCCCGGTTATGGCCAGCAGCCGTACGGCCAGCCCGCCTATGGTCAGCCCGGCTACGGCCAGCCGTACGCGCCCGCCGGCCCGATCCCGCCCGGCGCCCCGGCTCCGCTCGCGGAGTGGTGGCAGCGTCTCGTCGCCCGCATCATCGATGGCGTGATCGTCGGTATTCCGCTCGGGATCATCACGGTCGTGGTCGCGGCCATCGTCGTCACCAACGCGAGCGTCGACATTAGGAGCGGGGTTTACAACCCCGGAAGCGGTTACTTCCTGGCGTCGCTGCTCACGGCGATCCTGGGCGGCCTCGTCATGGTCGTCTACGAATTCCTCATGCTGCGGGCACAGGGCCAGACGCTCGGCAAGAAACTCATGGGCATCAAGGTCGTCCGGGTCGGAGGCACTCTCGACGCGGGTGGGCTTCCGCAGGACGCGGCGCTCAAGCGGGCCGGCGTGCTCTACGCTTTCGAGTTCCTGCAGTGGATTCCCGTTATCACCTACATCGCCAACCTCGGCACTCTTCTGAACGTGCTGTGGCTGTTGTGGGACAAGCCGCTGCATCAGGCGCTCCATGACAAGGTCGCCAACACCGTAGTGGTCAAGGTCAAGTAA
- a CDS encoding LuxR C-terminal-related transcriptional regulator translates to MGVPEVVYRGDNPASDLERAGLTEEDLLLLAELAKGVTADRVGRSLDVSGRTVRRRLRCICDRIGVATAIEAVAWAARRRLI, encoded by the coding sequence ATGGGTGTTCCCGAGGTCGTCTACCGAGGTGACAATCCTGCCTCGGACCTTGAGCGTGCCGGTCTCACCGAAGAGGATCTGCTTCTCCTCGCGGAGCTGGCCAAGGGAGTGACAGCAGACCGGGTGGGCCGCAGTCTCGACGTCAGCGGCCGAACCGTGCGGCGCCGGTTGCGGTGCATCTGCGACCGCATCGGTGTGGCGACGGCGATCGAGGCGGTCGCCTGGGCGGCACGCCGCCGCCTCATCTGA
- a CDS encoding winged helix-turn-helix transcriptional regulator has product MATQTAAERREEARQRYNAYVATCPSRKLLDTLSDKWVSLALTALAGGPRRYSELARTIAGVSQKMLTQTLRTMERDGLVSRTVTPSVPVRVDYRLTPLGEDLMPLLEAIKRWAEIHMEDVEAARQAYDRRSGHRP; this is encoded by the coding sequence ATGGCGACTCAGACGGCGGCCGAGCGGCGCGAGGAGGCGCGTCAGCGCTACAACGCCTACGTCGCGACCTGCCCGTCCAGGAAGCTGCTCGACACGCTCAGCGACAAGTGGGTGAGCCTGGCGCTCACCGCGCTCGCCGGCGGCCCGCGCCGCTACAGCGAGTTGGCGAGGACGATCGCCGGAGTCAGCCAGAAGATGCTCACGCAGACGTTGCGGACGATGGAACGCGACGGCCTGGTGTCACGCACGGTCACTCCGTCGGTGCCGGTGAGGGTCGACTATCGGCTCACGCCGCTGGGCGAGGACCTCATGCCGCTGCTCGAAGCGATCAAGCGCTGGGCCGAGATCCACATGGAGGATGTCGAAGCGGCCAGGCAGGCGTACGACCGCCGCTCCGGCCACCGACCTTGA
- a CDS encoding NlpC/P60 family protein, with product MAFVGLAISAITFGAPVVSATADPKPSLKQLTKQVEDLYDEIETLTEQYNGERVRLKAAERSADLAKKNLAKSEAELEVRRQKASALAQHSYMTNGLGNALALIDSDIDPRRYLDQASTTYALELQQSQEVAEVTKAMDAAARARQSASARQAEVKKLLSGLDARRDKITSLIKKTESSLYRQVSQTIGRETRTRTDFPIIGDGKAAQAARWALAQQLKPYVWGADGPGSFDCSGLVMAAYQSVGISLPHYTGDQWTAGTHIPRDQLRPGDLVFFYSDLHHVGIYIGNGYMIHAPRTGDVVHIAKIDGRPFAGAVRVAD from the coding sequence TTGGCGTTCGTCGGACTCGCGATCAGCGCGATCACGTTCGGCGCCCCGGTCGTCAGCGCCACCGCCGACCCGAAGCCGAGCCTCAAGCAGCTCACCAAGCAGGTCGAGGACCTCTACGACGAAATCGAGACGCTCACCGAGCAGTACAACGGCGAGCGGGTGCGTCTGAAGGCGGCCGAGCGGTCCGCCGACCTCGCCAAGAAGAACCTCGCCAAGAGCGAGGCCGAGCTGGAGGTGCGCCGGCAGAAGGCGAGCGCCCTCGCGCAGCACTCCTACATGACCAACGGGCTCGGCAACGCGCTCGCGCTCATCGACAGCGACATCGACCCCCGGCGCTACCTCGACCAGGCCTCCACGACGTACGCGCTGGAGCTGCAGCAGAGCCAGGAGGTCGCGGAGGTCACCAAGGCCATGGACGCCGCCGCGCGGGCCAGGCAGAGCGCCTCCGCCCGGCAGGCCGAGGTCAAGAAGCTCCTCAGCGGCCTCGACGCCCGGCGCGACAAGATCACCAGTCTGATCAAGAAGACCGAGAGCAGCCTCTACCGGCAGGTCTCCCAGACGATCGGCAGAGAGACGCGCACGAGGACGGACTTCCCCATCATCGGTGACGGCAAGGCCGCCCAGGCGGCGCGCTGGGCCCTCGCGCAGCAGCTCAAGCCGTACGTGTGGGGCGCCGATGGGCCCGGCTCCTTCGACTGCTCCGGCCTGGTCATGGCGGCCTACCAGTCCGTCGGGATCAGCCTGCCGCACTACACGGGCGACCAGTGGACGGCCGGCACGCACATCCCGCGTGACCAGCTCCGCCCCGGCGACCTGGTGTTCTTCTACTCCGACCTGCACCACGTGGGCATCTACATCGGCAACGGCTACATGATCCACGCGCCGCGCACAGGAGACGTCGTCCACATCGCGAAGATCGACGGCCGGCCGTTCGCGGGCGCGGTGCGCGTCGCCGACTGA
- a CDS encoding A/G-specific adenine glycosylase — protein MSASLREPILDWYAEHNRDLPWRRPDATPWGILVSEIMLQQTPVARVLPVWTEWMERWPTPEALAKESPGEAVRHWGRLGYPRRALNLHACARAIMADHDGRVPSTYDELRALPGIGDYTAAAVASFAYGGSHAVLDTNVRRVLARAVRGEEYPPKTTTAAERRLAESLVPPVGAPRWAVAVMELGALVCTARAPRCERCPVTAQCAWRLAGRPAHDGPARQGQTYAGTDRQCRGRLLAVLREAHGPVPKEALDAVWADHVQRERALDGLLDDGLAEVLPDGTYQLPS, from the coding sequence GTGTCCGCCTCCTTACGTGAGCCCATCCTCGACTGGTACGCCGAGCACAACCGCGACCTGCCCTGGCGGCGTCCGGACGCGACCCCGTGGGGCATCCTGGTGAGCGAGATCATGCTCCAGCAGACGCCCGTCGCCCGGGTGCTACCCGTCTGGACCGAGTGGATGGAGCGCTGGCCCACTCCCGAGGCGCTCGCGAAGGAGTCCCCCGGCGAGGCCGTACGCCACTGGGGGCGGCTCGGCTACCCGCGCAGGGCGCTCAACCTGCACGCGTGCGCGCGGGCCATCATGGCCGACCATGACGGCCGCGTGCCGTCCACCTACGACGAGCTGCGGGCCCTGCCCGGAATCGGCGACTACACGGCGGCGGCCGTGGCCAGCTTCGCGTACGGCGGCAGCCACGCGGTGCTCGACACCAACGTGCGGCGGGTGCTGGCCCGAGCGGTGCGTGGCGAGGAGTATCCGCCGAAGACGACCACGGCGGCCGAGCGGCGGCTCGCGGAGTCGCTGGTGCCCCCGGTGGGCGCGCCCCGCTGGGCCGTGGCCGTGATGGAGCTGGGCGCGCTGGTGTGCACGGCCAGGGCGCCCCGCTGCGAGCGCTGCCCGGTCACCGCGCAGTGCGCGTGGCGGCTGGCCGGGCGTCCGGCCCACGACGGCCCGGCGCGGCAGGGCCAGACGTACGCGGGGACCGACCGGCAGTGCCGGGGACGCCTGCTCGCCGTCCTCCGCGAGGCGCACGGGCCGGTGCCCAAGGAGGCGCTCGACGCCGTCTGGGCCGACCACGTGCAGCGCGAACGCGCACTGGACGGCCTCCTGGACGACGGCCTGGCCGAGGTCCTCCCCGACGGCACCTACCAGTTGCCCTCCTGA
- a CDS encoding TIM barrel protein, translating to MRLLHDDGTLVHLAYNAGVHPAEDLENLIAHLTRYAVPVRRKLGVDRLGVGLWLAPAVADHLVADRIELVRLRRSLEERGLECVSLNGTGGRNQEVPGPDWAKPERYRYTMALAKILAFLLPDDVQSGGISTIPIGWRRDWPADLHAIASRRLERLSRELRGLYSVTGKTIRVGFEPWPGCVLETTEQALERVCDIDSDHLGVCLDACHLSCGTEKPDAALRGLALAGAPVVKLSHVHNHSQEIPSTQPVIADTLTAILSGAVNGTAHVEVEAHDGTSPKAKGPAALVAKLADELDWTRRNLTALGLKLAA from the coding sequence ATGCGCCTGCTGCACGACGATGGGACGCTGGTTCACCTGGCCTACAACGCGGGCGTACATCCCGCCGAGGATCTGGAGAACCTGATCGCCCACCTCACGCGCTATGCCGTGCCGGTGCGCAGGAAGCTGGGAGTCGACCGGCTTGGCGTCGGCCTCTGGCTCGCTCCCGCCGTGGCGGACCACCTCGTCGCCGACCGCATCGAGCTCGTACGGCTGCGCCGGTCGCTGGAGGAGCGGGGCCTGGAGTGCGTCAGCCTCAACGGCACCGGCGGGCGCAACCAGGAGGTTCCCGGGCCCGACTGGGCCAAGCCCGAGCGCTACCGCTACACCATGGCGCTGGCCAAGATCCTCGCGTTCCTGCTGCCGGACGACGTGCAGTCGGGCGGCATCTCCACGATCCCCATCGGCTGGCGCCGCGACTGGCCCGCCGACCTGCACGCCATCGCCTCCCGCCGGCTCGAACGGCTCTCGCGTGAGCTGCGCGGCCTCTACAGCGTCACCGGCAAGACCATCAGGGTCGGCTTCGAGCCCTGGCCCGGCTGCGTGCTGGAGACCACCGAGCAGGCTCTTGAGCGGGTCTGCGACATCGACTCCGATCACCTCGGCGTCTGCCTGGACGCCTGCCACCTGTCGTGCGGCACCGAGAAGCCCGACGCGGCGCTGCGCGGGCTGGCTCTCGCCGGGGCTCCCGTGGTCAAGCTCAGCCACGTGCACAACCACAGCCAGGAGATCCCCAGCACCCAGCCGGTGATAGCCGACACGCTCACCGCGATCCTGTCCGGTGCCGTGAACGGCACCGCGCACGTCGAGGTGGAGGCCCACGACGGGACCTCTCCCAAGGCGAAGGGGCCCGCCGCCCTGGTGGCGAAGCTCGCCGACGAGCTCGACTGGACGCGCCGCAACCTCACCGCGCTCGGCCTCAAGCTCGCCGCCTGA
- a CDS encoding amino-acid N-acetyltransferase: MEQVAAQTPSESGATAVTVRRARTPDVRAIRRLVDAYSGNGPRLLKKSTVTLYEDVQEFWVAETAGQVVGCGALHVLWEDLAEIRTVAVDPAARGGGIGHRIVAALIETARDLGVRRVFCLTFAVDFFARHGFRPIQGTPVSPEVYAELLASYDEGVAEFLDLEHVKPNTLGNTRMLLHLDRH, encoded by the coding sequence ATGGAGCAGGTCGCCGCGCAGACGCCCAGTGAGTCGGGTGCCACGGCCGTGACGGTGCGCCGGGCCAGGACGCCGGACGTCCGGGCGATCCGGCGTCTCGTCGACGCGTACTCCGGCAACGGGCCCCGCCTGCTCAAGAAGAGCACGGTCACGCTGTATGAGGACGTCCAGGAGTTCTGGGTGGCCGAGACGGCCGGGCAGGTCGTCGGCTGCGGCGCGCTGCACGTGCTGTGGGAGGACCTCGCCGAGATCAGGACCGTCGCGGTGGACCCCGCGGCGCGCGGCGGGGGCATCGGCCACCGGATCGTCGCCGCGCTCATCGAGACCGCCAGGGACCTCGGCGTGCGGAGGGTCTTCTGCCTCACGTTCGCGGTGGACTTCTTCGCCAGGCACGGTTTCCGGCCCATCCAGGGCACCCCGGTCTCCCCTGAGGTCTACGCGGAGCTCCTGGCGTCGTACGACGAGGGTGTCGCCGAGTTTCTCGACCTGGAGCACGTGAAGCCGAACACGCTGGGGAACACCCGGATGTTGCTGCACCTCGACCGTCATTGA
- a CDS encoding histone-like nucleoid-structuring protein Lsr2: MAKHTQVILIDDLDGGEANETVTFAIDGTSYEIDLSDGNAKRLREALSPFVSSARRADSGQARGRRRGAGGGGQRAMTREKSAEIRAWAKAHGHPVSERGRIAASIVQAYEEAH, from the coding sequence ATGGCCAAGCACACGCAGGTGATTCTCATCGACGATCTCGATGGCGGCGAGGCCAATGAGACGGTCACCTTCGCGATTGACGGCACGTCATATGAGATTGACCTGAGCGACGGCAACGCGAAGAGGCTTCGCGAGGCTCTGTCGCCTTTCGTCAGCAGCGCGAGGCGCGCCGACAGCGGGCAGGCCCGTGGGCGCCGTCGTGGTGCGGGCGGCGGGGGCCAGCGAGCGATGACGCGCGAGAAGAGCGCGGAGATCCGTGCCTGGGCGAAGGCCCACGGACACCCTGTGAGCGAGCGCGGTCGCATTGCCGCCTCGATCGTCCAGGCGTACGAGGAAGCGCACTAG